One Elephas maximus indicus isolate mEleMax1 chromosome 16, mEleMax1 primary haplotype, whole genome shotgun sequence DNA window includes the following coding sequences:
- the SYNPO2L gene encoding synaptopodin 2-like protein isoform X1 yields the protein MGAEEEVLVTLLGGAPWGFRLQGGAEQRKPLQVSKIRRRSQAGRAGLRERDQLLAINGVSCTSLSHASAMSLVDASGNQLVLTVRRVGDEGPVRSPSPGELQVLSPLSPLSPEPPGAPVPQSLQPGSLRSPPDSEAYYGETDSDADGPATQEKPRRPRRRGPTRPTPPGAPPDEVYLSDSPAEPAPAVPGLPSQGDSRVSSPSWEDVAALQPPPEEALLLPHGPLRPGPHLIPMVGPVPHPVAEDLTTTYAQKAKQAKLQRAESLQEKSVKEAKTKCRTIASLLTAAPNPHSKGVLMFKKRRQRAKKYTLVSFGAAAGTGAEGEEDGVPPTSESELDEEAFSDARSLTNQSDWDSPYLDMERARPGSGAAEGQGPGLGGQLTEASGRGVQLFEQQRQRAASITQELAQDGPPAMLNGKGLQSPPRAQSAPPEAAVLPPSPLPALGASPRPFLPGGGAPSPSPGIFNRSARPFTPGLQGQRPGTTSVIFRPLAPKRANENLGGLSPAPPPFLSSPPGPTPLPSFTPGVPSYVPASGSPSTPRSSGPVTATSSLYIPAPSRPVTPGGAPEPPTSTSAAAMTSTASIFLSAPLRPAARPEAPVPGPAAPEAPSAREQRISVPAARTGILQEARRRGTRKQMFRPGKEETKNSPNPELLSLVQNLDEKPRAGGAESGPEEDLLSLGAEACNFMQPPGGRSYKTPPPATPKTPPPMAPKTPPPRTAKTPPPIAPKPQSRGLLDGLMNGGVPLSGTPEPPRLQGRGGELFAKRQSRADRYVVEATPGAGLGPGPGPRSPSPTPSLPPSWKYSPNIRAPPPIAYNPLLSPFFPQAARTLPTKAQSQGPRATPKQGIKGIDFMRHQPYQLKTSMFCFDEVPPTPGPTASGPPKTARVQEIRRFSTPAPQPTAEPLAATVLAPRAATTLDEPIWRAELASAPAPIPTPTPESPRGLGASPSSCGFQVARPKFSATRTGLQAQVWRPGAGHQ from the exons ATTCGAAGACGGAGCCAGGCTGGCAGAGCAGGACTCCGAGAAAGAGACCAGCTCTTGGCCATCAATGGGGTCTCCTGCACCAGTCTCTCTCATGCCAGTGCCATGAGCCTTGTTGATGCATCAGGGAACCAGCTTGTCCTCACTGTGCGGCG GGTAGGGGATGAAGGGCCTGTGCGATCTCCATCCCCTGGTGAGCTTCAGGTGCTGTCACCCTTGTCTCCACTGAGTCCCGAGCCCCCTGGTGCTCCAGTCCCCCAGTCTCTGCAGCCTGGAAGCCTTCGCTCACCTCCTGACAGTGAGGCTTACTATGGAGAGACAGACAGTGATGCTGATGGCCCTGCCACCCAGGAGAAGCCCCGCCGACCTCGCCGCCGAGGCCCCACGAGGCCAACCCCTCCAGGAGCTCCACCTGATGAGGTCTACCTATCTGACAGTCCTGCAGAGCCAGCCCCTGCCGTCCCTGGCCTTCCTAGCCAGGGTGACAGCCGTGTGAGCTCCCCATCTTGGGAGGACGTGGCAGCCCTTCAGCCACCCCCAGAAGAGGCCTTGCTGTTGCCCCATGGACCCCTCCGGCCTGGTCCTCACCTCATTCCTATGGTGGGGCCTGTTCCCCACCCAGTGGCAGAAGATCTTACCACCACGTACGCCCAGAAGGCCAAGCAAGCCA AACTGCAACGTGCAGAGAGCCTCCAGGAGAAGAGCGTGAAGGAGGCCAAGACCAAATGCCGGACAATTGCATCCCTGCTAACCGCCGCCCCCAACCCCCACTCCAAGGGAGTGCTTATGTTTAAGAAACGGCGGCAGAGAGCCAAGAAGTATACGCTAGTGAGTTTTGGAGCTGCAGCTGGGACAGGAGCTGAAGGGGAGGAGGACGGTGTACCCCCGACCAGTGAGTCTGAGCTGGACGAAGAGGCCTTCTCCGACGCCCGCAGCCTCACCAATCAGTCTGACTGGGACAGCCCCTATCTGGACATGGAGCGGGCCAGGCCAGGTTCAGGTGCAGCAGAGGGCCAGGGCCCCGGGCTTGGAGGGCAGCTGACTGAGGCCTCCGGGAGAGGGGTCCAGCTCTTTGAACAGCAGCGCCAGCGCGCAGCCTCCATCACCCAGGAGCTGGCCCAGGATGGCCCACCAGCCATGCTCAACGGGAAGGGCCTGCAGTCACCCCCTCGGGCCCAGAGTGCGCCCCCGGAGGCGGCTGTGCTCCCACCTAGCCCTTTGCCGGCCCTTGGGGCCAGCCCCAGACCCTTTCTTCCTGGTGGTGGAGCCCCTTCCCCATCTCCTGGTATCTTTAACCGGTCAGCCAGGCCATTTACCCCAGGTTTACAAGGGCAGCGGCCAGGTACCACCTCAGTTATTTTCCGGCCCCTAGCCCCCAAGAGGGCGAATGAAAACCTGGGAGGCCtcagccccgccccaccccccttCCTGTCCTCTCCACCGGGGCCCACTCCTTTGCCCAGCTTCACCCCAGGGGTTCCCAGTTACGTGCCAGCCTCCGGTTCTCCCAGCACTCCGCGCTCCTCGGGCCCCGTGACGGCCACCAGCTCCCTGTACATCCCAGCTCCCAGTCGGCCTGTTACTCCAGGCGGAGCCCCAGAGCCCCCCACTTCCACTAGTGCAGCCGCCATGACCTCCACGGCTTCTATCTTCCTATCGGCACCTCTGCGGCCAGCTGCACGCCCAGAGGCGCCAGTCCCGGGCCCAGCTGCCCCTGAGGCCCCCAGCGCACGGGAGCAGCGCATCTCGGTGCCAGCCGCCCGCACCGGCATCCTGCAGGAGGCCCGGCGCCGGGGGACTCGGAAGCAGATGTTCCGACCGGGAAAGGAGGAGACGAAGAACTCGCCCAACCCCGAGCTACTGTCGCTGGTGCAGAACCTGGATGAAAAACCCCGGGCCGGGGGTGCGGAATCTGGTCCCGAGGAGGACCTTCTGAGCCTCGGGGCTGAAGCCTGCAACTTCATGCAGCCACCAGGGGGCAGGAGTTACAAGACCCCGCCTCCCGCGACACCTAAAACCCCGCCTCCGATGGCTCCCAAGACTCCACCCCCTAGGACTGCTAAGACTCCACCCCCGATAGCTCCTAAACCCCAATCTCGAGGGCTCCTTGATGGGCTGATGAATGGGGGAGTCCCTTTGTCTGGAAcccctgagccaccaaggctacagggcaggggtggggagctGTTTGCCAAGCGGCAGAGCCGTGCAGACAGGTATGTTGTGGAAGCTACACCTGGTGCTGGCCTTGGCCCTGGCCCAGGGCCCAGAAGCCCTTCTCCTACTCCTTCACTGCCCCCATCCTGGAAATATTCCCCCAATATCCGTGCTCCACCTCCTATTGCTTACAACCCACTGCTCTCACCCTTTTTCCCTCAGGCTGCCCGAACTCTCCCGACTAAGGCTCAGTCCCAGGGACCTCGGGCAACCCCCAAGCAGGGCATCAAAGGTATTGATTTCATGAGGCACCAGCCCTACCAACTTAAAACCTCCATGTTCTGTTTTGATGAGGTTCCCCCGACTCCAGGCCCCACCGCTTCAGGGCCCCCTAAAACTGCCCGAGTCCAGGAGATCCGCAGATTTTCCACTCCGGCGCCCCAGCCCACTGCAGAGCCCCTGGCCGCCACAGTGCTTGCCCCACGAGCAGCCACTACACTGGATGAGCCTATCTGGAGGGCAGAGCTGGCCTCAGCCCCTGCCCCTATCCCAACCCCGACTCCAGAGTCTCCCAGGGGCCTTGGAGCCTCCCCCAGCTCCTGTGGCTTCCAGGTAGCCAGGCCCAAGTTCTCGGCCACCAGAACAGGATTGCAGGCTCAGGTGTGGAGGCCTGGGGCAGGACACCAGTGA
- the SYNPO2L gene encoding synaptopodin 2-like protein isoform X2: METFEPLSQEPLSQASCDKAPGPDPELQDPFYAELQRAESLQEKSVKEAKTKCRTIASLLTAAPNPHSKGVLMFKKRRQRAKKYTLVSFGAAAGTGAEGEEDGVPPTSESELDEEAFSDARSLTNQSDWDSPYLDMERARPGSGAAEGQGPGLGGQLTEASGRGVQLFEQQRQRAASITQELAQDGPPAMLNGKGLQSPPRAQSAPPEAAVLPPSPLPALGASPRPFLPGGGAPSPSPGIFNRSARPFTPGLQGQRPGTTSVIFRPLAPKRANENLGGLSPAPPPFLSSPPGPTPLPSFTPGVPSYVPASGSPSTPRSSGPVTATSSLYIPAPSRPVTPGGAPEPPTSTSAAAMTSTASIFLSAPLRPAARPEAPVPGPAAPEAPSAREQRISVPAARTGILQEARRRGTRKQMFRPGKEETKNSPNPELLSLVQNLDEKPRAGGAESGPEEDLLSLGAEACNFMQPPGGRSYKTPPPATPKTPPPMAPKTPPPRTAKTPPPIAPKPQSRGLLDGLMNGGVPLSGTPEPPRLQGRGGELFAKRQSRADRYVVEATPGAGLGPGPGPRSPSPTPSLPPSWKYSPNIRAPPPIAYNPLLSPFFPQAARTLPTKAQSQGPRATPKQGIKGIDFMRHQPYQLKTSMFCFDEVPPTPGPTASGPPKTARVQEIRRFSTPAPQPTAEPLAATVLAPRAATTLDEPIWRAELASAPAPIPTPTPESPRGLGASPSSCGFQVARPKFSATRTGLQAQVWRPGAGHQ; this comes from the exons ATGGAGACCTTTGAGCCCCTCAGCCAAGAGCCTCTCAGCCAAGCCAGCTGTGACAAAGCCCCAGGCCCAGATCCTGAGCTCCAGGACCCATTCTATGCAG AACTGCAACGTGCAGAGAGCCTCCAGGAGAAGAGCGTGAAGGAGGCCAAGACCAAATGCCGGACAATTGCATCCCTGCTAACCGCCGCCCCCAACCCCCACTCCAAGGGAGTGCTTATGTTTAAGAAACGGCGGCAGAGAGCCAAGAAGTATACGCTAGTGAGTTTTGGAGCTGCAGCTGGGACAGGAGCTGAAGGGGAGGAGGACGGTGTACCCCCGACCAGTGAGTCTGAGCTGGACGAAGAGGCCTTCTCCGACGCCCGCAGCCTCACCAATCAGTCTGACTGGGACAGCCCCTATCTGGACATGGAGCGGGCCAGGCCAGGTTCAGGTGCAGCAGAGGGCCAGGGCCCCGGGCTTGGAGGGCAGCTGACTGAGGCCTCCGGGAGAGGGGTCCAGCTCTTTGAACAGCAGCGCCAGCGCGCAGCCTCCATCACCCAGGAGCTGGCCCAGGATGGCCCACCAGCCATGCTCAACGGGAAGGGCCTGCAGTCACCCCCTCGGGCCCAGAGTGCGCCCCCGGAGGCGGCTGTGCTCCCACCTAGCCCTTTGCCGGCCCTTGGGGCCAGCCCCAGACCCTTTCTTCCTGGTGGTGGAGCCCCTTCCCCATCTCCTGGTATCTTTAACCGGTCAGCCAGGCCATTTACCCCAGGTTTACAAGGGCAGCGGCCAGGTACCACCTCAGTTATTTTCCGGCCCCTAGCCCCCAAGAGGGCGAATGAAAACCTGGGAGGCCtcagccccgccccaccccccttCCTGTCCTCTCCACCGGGGCCCACTCCTTTGCCCAGCTTCACCCCAGGGGTTCCCAGTTACGTGCCAGCCTCCGGTTCTCCCAGCACTCCGCGCTCCTCGGGCCCCGTGACGGCCACCAGCTCCCTGTACATCCCAGCTCCCAGTCGGCCTGTTACTCCAGGCGGAGCCCCAGAGCCCCCCACTTCCACTAGTGCAGCCGCCATGACCTCCACGGCTTCTATCTTCCTATCGGCACCTCTGCGGCCAGCTGCACGCCCAGAGGCGCCAGTCCCGGGCCCAGCTGCCCCTGAGGCCCCCAGCGCACGGGAGCAGCGCATCTCGGTGCCAGCCGCCCGCACCGGCATCCTGCAGGAGGCCCGGCGCCGGGGGACTCGGAAGCAGATGTTCCGACCGGGAAAGGAGGAGACGAAGAACTCGCCCAACCCCGAGCTACTGTCGCTGGTGCAGAACCTGGATGAAAAACCCCGGGCCGGGGGTGCGGAATCTGGTCCCGAGGAGGACCTTCTGAGCCTCGGGGCTGAAGCCTGCAACTTCATGCAGCCACCAGGGGGCAGGAGTTACAAGACCCCGCCTCCCGCGACACCTAAAACCCCGCCTCCGATGGCTCCCAAGACTCCACCCCCTAGGACTGCTAAGACTCCACCCCCGATAGCTCCTAAACCCCAATCTCGAGGGCTCCTTGATGGGCTGATGAATGGGGGAGTCCCTTTGTCTGGAAcccctgagccaccaaggctacagggcaggggtggggagctGTTTGCCAAGCGGCAGAGCCGTGCAGACAGGTATGTTGTGGAAGCTACACCTGGTGCTGGCCTTGGCCCTGGCCCAGGGCCCAGAAGCCCTTCTCCTACTCCTTCACTGCCCCCATCCTGGAAATATTCCCCCAATATCCGTGCTCCACCTCCTATTGCTTACAACCCACTGCTCTCACCCTTTTTCCCTCAGGCTGCCCGAACTCTCCCGACTAAGGCTCAGTCCCAGGGACCTCGGGCAACCCCCAAGCAGGGCATCAAAGGTATTGATTTCATGAGGCACCAGCCCTACCAACTTAAAACCTCCATGTTCTGTTTTGATGAGGTTCCCCCGACTCCAGGCCCCACCGCTTCAGGGCCCCCTAAAACTGCCCGAGTCCAGGAGATCCGCAGATTTTCCACTCCGGCGCCCCAGCCCACTGCAGAGCCCCTGGCCGCCACAGTGCTTGCCCCACGAGCAGCCACTACACTGGATGAGCCTATCTGGAGGGCAGAGCTGGCCTCAGCCCCTGCCCCTATCCCAACCCCGACTCCAGAGTCTCCCAGGGGCCTTGGAGCCTCCCCCAGCTCCTGTGGCTTCCAGGTAGCCAGGCCCAAGTTCTCGGCCACCAGAACAGGATTGCAGGCTCAGGTGTGGAGGCCTGGGGCAGGACACCAGTGA